The genomic DNA TAAGTTCATTCATGGTAACCTGAAGTTCTTGTTCTAGTTTTTGAATCAATGAAGGAAGCAATTCCAAATTTGATTTATTGTGGGCATAATCTTCTATAAGACGAATTTCACTTGTAACTGCCTTAATATTAAAATGATCAATACTTGTTTTTAGTTTGTGTGCATGAAATGCCAGAAGCTGATAATCTTTGTTAATAAGGTTGTTTTGGATTGAATTCAATATTTGTGGCCCATTTTCTAAAAAAATCTTAATCAATTTAATTAGCATTTCTTGATCATCACCTATAAATGCCTTAATCCTATCAAGACTGTAAGTTTTCATTGGCCTCCAAATATTTAAATTTCATTCCCTTTTAACATTCTATAAATAGTCGATTTCCCAATATCAAG from Bacteroidota bacterium includes the following:
- a CDS encoding Hpt domain-containing protein, with the translated sequence MKTYSLDRIKAFIGDDQEMLIKLIKIFLENGPQILNSIQNNLINKDYQLLAFHAHKLKTSIDHFNIKAVTSEIRLIEDYAHNKSNLELLPSLIQKLEQELQVTMNELKIDFKTEL